A single region of the Thermocrinis jamiesonii genome encodes:
- a CDS encoding type II and III secretion system protein — protein sequence MAAIKSIAKPSVITINGQKATIKQGVQVPFQTASVGAGGTAVPNIQFKDVVLQLDVTPIVSPDDRILMEIELKRDTLGIQTPQGPAINTKDIKTKIIRRVRN from the coding sequence GTGGCAGCCATCAAAAGCATCGCTAAGCCTTCAGTTATAACCATAAACGGTCAGAAGGCAACTATAAAACAAGGTGTTCAGGTGCCTTTTCAGACTGCATCAGTGGGTGCTGGTGGAACCGCTGTTCCAAACATACAATTTAAAGATGTGGTGCTTCAGCTTGATGTAACGCCCATAGTTTCACCAGATGATAGGATCCTGATGGAGATAGAGTTAAAGAGAGATACTTTGGGAATTCAAACACCTCAGGGACCAGCAATAAATACAAAGGATATTAAGACCAAAATAATACGTCGGGTGAGAAATTAA